ACTACCTGCTCCAGACGGCGGATCCCCACCAGGTCGAGATGATCCATCGCGACGCGTTCGAGCGGCTGACGCCGGAGCAGCGGGCGCTCGTGGAGCGTCGCATGCAGACGGAGCTCCCTCCGCACGAGCGTCCCCGCTCGGCGTCGGCGAGCGATCTCGCCCGCGCGGCGGGCCGCACCGAGGCGACGAGCCCCGGGCGGATGCGCGGTCTGCTCTCGCGTGCGGGCAGGGCCGGGGCCGTCGTGGGCGCCGGGGGCGCCGTCGTCGGTGTGCTGGGCGCCGTGGCCGGGGGTGCGATCCTCTCGAGTGTCGCGGGGCCTCTGCTCGAGCAGGCGGCCGGCTGGGGCGTCGACTTCGACACGCTCGCCGCGGGCGTCGACGTCGAGTCGATCGCCGGTGACGCGCTGGGCGGCGTCGGCGACGCCGTCGGAGGCATCGGCGAGACGGTCGGCGGTGTCGGCGAGCAGGTCGGCAGCTGGGGAGAGCAGCTCGGCGGATTCGAGATCCCCGGACTCGGAGACTTCTTCGGCCGTTGACCTGCGCGTCGTGTCGCCTGCCTGCGCGACCGACGTCCGGCGCGCTAGCGTGGACGCGTGATTGCGCCGGTAGACCCCACGTCCACGTCCGCATGGAGCGAGCTCACGGCCGCTCGGGACTCGTTCCACCCCGATCTGCGCGGCTGGTTCGCGTCCGACCCCGATCGGGTGGGGCGCATGACCCACACGCTCGGCGATCTGCACGTCGATCTGTCGAAGAACCTCGTCACCGACGAGATCCTCGCCTCGCTCGTCGCGCTGGCCGACGAGACGGGTGTCGCGGCGCGCTATGCCGACATGATCTCGGGATCGCACATCAACACCAGCGAGGACCGCGCGGTGCTCCACACGGCGTTGCGCCGACCGGCGGGGGTGGCCCCTGAGCTCGTCGTGGACGACCAGCACATCGACCGCGACGTGCACGAGGTCCTCGACGCGCTCTCCGCCTTCGCAGAGCGGGTGCGGTCCGGCCAGTGGCGGGGTGTCACGGGCAAGAAGGTCACGCACGTCGTCAACATCGGCATCGGCGGGTCGGACCTCGGACCCGTCATGGTCTACGAGGCCCTCAAGCCGTACGCGGATGCCGGCATCCACGCCCGCTTCGTCTCGAACATCGACCCGACCGACATCGCGCACAAGACCGCAGACCTCGACCCCGAGACGACCCTGTTCATCGTCGCCTCCAAGACGTTCACGACCCTGGAGACCCTCACCAACGCGCGTCTCGCGCGGGAGTGGCTGTGGGCGCGATTGTCCGAATCCGGGGCCATCGGCGACGATGACGACTCTCGCACGGGAGCGGTCGCCCACCACTTCGTGGCGGTCTCGACGGCGCTCGACAAGGTCGCCGCCTTCGGCATCGACCCCGCGAACGCGTTCGGGTTCTGGGACTGGGTCGGGGGACGCTACTCCGTGGACTCCGCGATCGGGCTGTCGCTCGCGATCACGCTCGGCCCCGACGCCTTCCGCGAGCTGCTGCACGGGTTCCACATCGTCGACGAGCACGTGGCATCCACGCCCCTCGAGCGCAATGTGCCGGTCCTCATGGGACTCCTCAACGTCTGGTACGTCAACTTCCTCGGGGCGCAGACGCACGCCGTCCTGCCGTACGCGCAGCTGCTGCACCGCTTCCCGGCCTACCTGCAGCAGCTCACGATGGAGTCCAACGGCAAGTCGGTGCGATGGGACGGCTCGGCCGTGACGACCGAGACGGGCGAAGTGTTCTGGGGTGAGCCCGGAACGAACGGCCAGCACGCGTTCTACCAACTCATCCACCAGGGCACGCGACTCATCCCCGCCGACTTCATCGCCTTCGCGACGCCCGTGTACCCCCTCGAAGACGGCGGACGCGACGTGCACGGGCTGTTCCTGGCCAACTTCCTCGCCCAGACGAAGGCGCTCGCCTTCGGGAAGACCGCCGAGGAGGTCGAGGCCGAAGGAACGACCGGCGCCCTCGTCGCGGCGCGCACCTTCCCCGGCAACCGTCCGACGACATCGATCTTCGGACCCGCGCTCACCCCCTCTGTCCTCGGGCAGCTCATCGCGCTGTACGAACACATCACGTTCACGCAGGGCACGATCTGGGGCATCAACTCGTTCGATCAGTGGGGCGTCGAGCTCGGCAAGCAGCTCGCCCTCCAGATCGCCCCCGCGATCGAGGGCGACGCTGACGCGGTGGCCTCGCAGGATGCCTCGACCCGCGCCCTCCTGGACTACTACCGCACCCACCGGGACTGACGCTTGCGCGAGCGCCCACGTCGCGGAATACTCGCGGCGTGGGCGACATCATCGTCGTACGGCCGAGATCGGCGCTGGCGCGTCGGATCGAGTGCGAGCGCGTGCACGACGGCAGCGTCGAGGCGCGTGAGAGCACGGCGGAGATCGGCGGCGTGGCGCTGCGCGTGACGCAGGTCCTGAATCTGTCGCAGGTGGCGTCGAAGTACATCGCCGAGACGGAGAAGAACCTGCGAGAGGTGTTCGAGCGTGCCGAGCGCTCCGACGCCGTGATCGTCTACGACGAGGCAGACGAGCTGTTCGGCTCACGCGCATCGGGGGATGCCGCCCCCTGCGTGCGGCTGTCAGCGGCGGACTTCGCCACGGTCCTGCGCGCGCGTCTCACGCCCTGACGGCGGCT
This genomic stretch from Microbacterium sp. SLBN-146 harbors:
- a CDS encoding cation-transporting ATPase, whose amino-acid sequence is MSKLNRLFDLASKALDKGDKRSGSAGSGTDWRGMVRSATDALSGDSRRDSPAPATSPRPATGLTPPASNPPTAGSGSRANLTPPSAFEVSPADRAAIARYDYLLQTADPHQVEMIHRDAFERLTPEQRALVERRMQTELPPHERPRSASASDLARAAGRTEATSPGRMRGLLSRAGRAGAVVGAGGAVVGVLGAVAGGAILSSVAGPLLEQAAGWGVDFDTLAAGVDVESIAGDALGGVGDAVGGIGETVGGVGEQVGSWGEQLGGFEIPGLGDFFGR
- the pgi gene encoding glucose-6-phosphate isomerase; this encodes MIAPVDPTSTSAWSELTAARDSFHPDLRGWFASDPDRVGRMTHTLGDLHVDLSKNLVTDEILASLVALADETGVAARYADMISGSHINTSEDRAVLHTALRRPAGVAPELVVDDQHIDRDVHEVLDALSAFAERVRSGQWRGVTGKKVTHVVNIGIGGSDLGPVMVYEALKPYADAGIHARFVSNIDPTDIAHKTADLDPETTLFIVASKTFTTLETLTNARLAREWLWARLSESGAIGDDDDSRTGAVAHHFVAVSTALDKVAAFGIDPANAFGFWDWVGGRYSVDSAIGLSLAITLGPDAFRELLHGFHIVDEHVASTPLERNVPVLMGLLNVWYVNFLGAQTHAVLPYAQLLHRFPAYLQQLTMESNGKSVRWDGSAVTTETGEVFWGEPGTNGQHAFYQLIHQGTRLIPADFIAFATPVYPLEDGGRDVHGLFLANFLAQTKALAFGKTAEEVEAEGTTGALVAARTFPGNRPTTSIFGPALTPSVLGQLIALYEHITFTQGTIWGINSFDQWGVELGKQLALQIAPAIEGDADAVASQDASTRALLDYYRTHRD
- a CDS encoding AAA family ATPase produces the protein MGDIIVVRPRSALARRIECERVHDGSVEARESTAEIGGVALRVTQVLNLSQVASKYIAETEKNLREVFERAERSDAVIVYDEADELFGSRASGDAAPCVRLSAADFATVLRARLTP